The following are from one region of the Myxococcales bacterium genome:
- a CDS encoding BrnT family toxin has translation MSFEWDPKKRRDNLVKHKVDFADAVAVLEDPLALTRDDPHPREERFVTLGMDSLGRILVVSWTPRGGRFRLISARKATQSERTQYEVDK, from the coding sequence GTGAGCTTCGAATGGGACCCCAAGAAACGCCGCGACAACCTTGTAAAGCACAAGGTTGACTTCGCCGATGCGGTGGCAGTCCTTGAGGATCCGCTCGCCCTAACTCGGGACGACCCCCACCCCAGAGAAGAGAGATTCGTAACGTTGGGGATGGACTCACTCGGGCGCATCCTGGTGGTGTCGTGGACGCCACGTGGCGGACGGTTTCGCCTAATCTCAGCTCGAAAGGCCACCCAAAGCGAGCGAACACAATACGAGGTGGACAAATGA
- a CDS encoding BrnA antitoxin family protein: protein MKKNYDFSQAKRGPVVAQSPGKTRITIRIDDDILDWFREQADVAGGGNYQSMINEALRSHMAGASGSVEKVLRRVVREELQRAKKRPVKAA from the coding sequence ATGAAAAAGAACTACGATTTTAGCCAAGCGAAGCGTGGGCCTGTCGTCGCACAGTCTCCGGGAAAAACCAGGATAACTATCCGCATTGATGACGACATTCTTGACTGGTTTCGAGAGCAAGCAGACGTCGCGGGTGGTGGCAATTATCAGTCGATGATCAATGAAGCCCTACGTTCGCATATGGCTGGTGCGAGCGGGTCAGTCGAGAAGGTACTGAGACGGGTTGTGCGGGAGGAGCTCCAGCGAGCCAAGAAGCGACCGGTGAAGGCGGCATAA
- a CDS encoding AAA family ATPase, giving the protein MGAGRIDAILIAGANGAGKTTFARQFLHVRYPEATFLNADEIQRESNEFDHPFAAGRELLRRLSRLESLRRSFAIESTLSSRMYARRIVKWKSLGYRTQLHFIELPSADLALKRVAARVAAGGHDVPAEDVERRFQRGLALFRSEYSHLVHRCYHWKSDERGLTLAERRENP; this is encoded by the coding sequence ATGGGCGCAGGGAGAATAGACGCCATCCTGATCGCGGGTGCGAACGGCGCCGGCAAGACAACGTTCGCCAGGCAGTTCCTGCACGTACGTTATCCCGAAGCCACGTTCTTGAACGCAGATGAGATCCAGCGAGAGAGTAACGAGTTCGATCACCCGTTCGCAGCAGGCCGAGAGCTACTTCGCCGCTTGTCGCGTTTGGAGTCCTTGCGGAGGAGCTTCGCAATAGAATCGACGCTGTCTTCGCGGATGTACGCAAGGAGGATCGTAAAGTGGAAGAGCCTCGGATACCGCACCCAACTCCACTTCATCGAGCTGCCATCGGCGGATTTGGCCTTGAAGCGTGTGGCGGCCAGAGTCGCCGCGGGTGGTCATGACGTTCCGGCGGAAGATGTCGAGAGGCGGTTCCAGCGGGGGCTTGCGCTGTTCCGTAGCGAATACTCCCACTTGGTGCATCGGTGCTATCATTGGAAGAGTGACGAGCGAGGTCTAACTCTTGCAGAACGACGCGAAAACCCCTGA
- a CDS encoding SIR2 family protein: MALDSEHFLLANALRLVWEAPMALEPEQKALIKSCLKAQGVGTHPRGEGDLDVLHRALIACSFLKDLPEGEAKWLTDHGADFPAATMSYFTRVAWHLHRSPKPLPDAFVKPLVDFLQSTRSHLATVNYDNLLYQRLIAAKVLQGYDGCLVDGFYSEGGFAPTNLDRRYGKNFGWYLHLHGTPLFIDDSSGRTTKQAQNEANPYPTRHLVLTHVSHKRSVIDASPVLSEYWRRLRLALHESDGVTVIGYSGCDEHLNETIKSSQTSSRLVVEWTGAGQEDARRAYWAERIGDGVHLIRLDSVLDFTDWGGAG; the protein is encoded by the coding sequence ATGGCGCTCGACTCAGAGCACTTCCTGCTTGCGAACGCCTTAAGACTGGTATGGGAAGCACCAATGGCGCTTGAGCCGGAGCAGAAAGCACTCATCAAGAGTTGCCTTAAAGCGCAGGGCGTCGGCACACATCCGCGGGGCGAAGGGGACTTAGATGTTCTTCACCGCGCGTTGATTGCCTGCAGCTTCTTGAAGGACTTGCCTGAAGGTGAGGCTAAATGGCTTACTGACCATGGCGCGGATTTCCCCGCTGCAACAATGTCCTATTTCACGCGCGTTGCCTGGCATCTACATCGTTCTCCGAAGCCACTTCCTGACGCCTTCGTGAAGCCGCTCGTCGACTTCCTACAATCCACGAGAAGTCATCTCGCTACTGTGAACTACGACAATCTCCTCTACCAGCGGCTGATTGCCGCAAAAGTGCTGCAGGGATACGATGGCTGTCTGGTCGATGGGTTTTACTCAGAAGGCGGCTTTGCTCCTACTAACCTCGACCGACGATACGGCAAGAATTTTGGCTGGTACCTGCATCTTCATGGAACCCCTCTCTTCATTGATGACTCTTCCGGGCGAACGACCAAGCAAGCTCAGAATGAAGCGAACCCTTACCCCACCAGGCACCTTGTTCTCACCCACGTCAGCCACAAGCGGTCTGTGATTGACGCTTCGCCCGTGCTGTCCGAATACTGGAGGCGACTCAGGTTGGCACTTCACGAAAGCGATGGGGTAACGGTAATCGGGTATTCAGGCTGTGACGAGCATCTCAATGAGACCATTAAAAGCAGTCAGACATCTAGCCGTTTAGTCGTGGAATGGACCGGCGCGGGGCAAGAAGATGCGCGCCGCGCCTACTGGGCCGAAAGGATCGGCGATGGCGTTCACCTAATCAGACTAGACAGTGTTCTTGATTTCACTGATTGGGGCGGAGCCGGATAA
- a CDS encoding AAA family ATPase: MMYRKHFGLNRHPFGKEVEPDDLFVSSASQELSVRLNHLIEMRGIGLVTGDSGSGKTTACRKVVSGLHTGLHKVVYVAHSTGNVMDVYKAIAWEMGLPTERNRAAVYRQIRTEVTRLTTEARCRPILIVDEAHHLRPDVLEDLRLLTNYQMDAENRLCLLLVGQSELRRRLGMAVYEALSQRIVMRYHFAGLSREELSGYFAHRLRLAGTELPLFDPAALEATFQATGGLPRKVNLLAHHALMAAALARAKSVTVEHVQAALPEVG; this comes from the coding sequence ATGATGTACCGCAAGCACTTCGGCCTGAACCGCCATCCCTTCGGCAAGGAGGTCGAGCCTGATGACCTCTTTGTCTCATCTGCAAGTCAGGAGCTGTCGGTCCGCCTCAATCACCTCATCGAGATGAGGGGCATCGGCCTCGTCACGGGCGACAGCGGCAGCGGGAAGACCACTGCCTGTCGCAAGGTAGTCTCGGGACTGCACACGGGGCTACACAAGGTGGTCTACGTCGCCCACTCGACCGGCAACGTCATGGACGTCTACAAAGCCATCGCCTGGGAAATGGGCCTGCCCACCGAGCGCAACCGTGCCGCCGTGTATCGGCAGATCCGAACCGAGGTCACACGCCTGACCACCGAGGCACGGTGTCGCCCCATCCTCATCGTCGATGAGGCCCATCATCTCAGGCCTGACGTGCTCGAAGACCTCAGGCTCCTGACCAACTACCAAATGGACGCAGAGAATCGGCTTTGCCTGCTGCTGGTGGGACAATCTGAGCTGCGTCGTCGACTGGGCATGGCTGTCTACGAGGCGCTCAGCCAGCGCATCGTCATGCGCTATCACTTCGCAGGTCTTTCCCGTGAGGAGCTGTCCGGATACTTTGCTCACCGGCTTCGCCTCGCGGGGACCGAGCTGCCGCTCTTTGATCCCGCAGCCCTCGAGGCAACCTTCCAGGCCACAGGAGGTCTGCCACGAAAAGTGAACCTCCTTGCTCACCACGCCCTCATGGCCGCAGCTCTCGCACGGGCCAAATCCGTGACTGTCGAGCACGTCCAGGCAGCTTTGCCGGAGGTCGGGTGA
- the istB gene encoding IS21-like element helper ATPase IstB, translated as MRYTGDESDIEVLAEKLRWLRLPGMARAIKDLLARAASENLTVANVISRLCDEEKDSRIRSSVDRRIKDARFPEVNTVDAFDFDFDPARKKLRARYLGLHDLNFLAKGINPIFIGAPGTGKTFLARALAYRACQAQKRVVFTSAPRMLTDLHGADIHGSLDRALRRYVRADLLAIDDFAVLAMDPAQAKLAFQVIAERYDYRRATLITTNRAFKDWTKVFPDALNAQVIAERLTERSETFVLDGKGYRSNRA; from the coding sequence ATGAGATACACAGGAGACGAAAGTGACATCGAGGTCCTGGCCGAGAAGCTTCGTTGGCTGCGCCTGCCGGGCATGGCCAGAGCCATCAAAGATCTTCTCGCACGCGCGGCCTCCGAGAACCTTACCGTCGCCAACGTCATCAGCCGCCTCTGCGACGAAGAGAAGGACAGCCGCATCCGCAGCTCGGTCGACAGACGCATCAAAGATGCGCGGTTTCCCGAAGTCAACACTGTGGATGCTTTCGACTTTGACTTCGACCCAGCGCGAAAGAAGCTGCGGGCTCGCTACTTGGGGCTTCATGATCTGAACTTCCTCGCCAAGGGCATCAACCCGATCTTCATTGGCGCGCCGGGGACAGGAAAGACCTTCCTCGCACGAGCGCTTGCATATCGCGCTTGCCAAGCCCAGAAGCGCGTCGTCTTCACCTCGGCACCCCGCATGCTCACCGACCTGCATGGTGCGGACATCCACGGCTCACTGGACCGCGCCCTCCGTCGCTACGTACGCGCGGATCTGCTCGCTATCGACGACTTCGCCGTCCTGGCCATGGATCCCGCGCAAGCCAAGCTCGCCTTTCAGGTCATCGCCGAGCGCTACGACTATCGCCGTGCAACCCTCATCACCACCAATCGCGCCTTCAAGGACTGGACCAAGGTCTTTCCCGACGCTCTCAACGCCCAGGTGATCGCCGAACGACTCACCGAGCGCTCCGAGACCTTCGTCCTTGACGGGAAAGGGTACCGATCGAACAGGGCATGA
- the istA gene encoding IS21 family transposase: MSADDEIFAQRRAEVLRLTYAEGLGIRAIARNLKMARKTVRQLLDGDRSHKQRLSGAPRAHLLNPFDGVIRQILRETPDMRAPAVLERLRVMGYRGGITILRDRLRTLRPRAEREPFLTLEFLPGAAVQVDWADFGFALPGCPRRVSAFVMVLCHSRYLYLEFQLSQTMGSFLRCMDRGLRFFKGSTKVDIFDNMKTVVKSHTAAGTVFNQRFLDYARARHFGVVACNVARGNEKGLVERPIGFIRERFWPGCRPSDLLDLNTKAAAWRETFANNRIHEVTGKVPALVFEHEEQQMLRPLDDLPFNTDDIETATVSKTFRVRFDRNLYSVPPHLVDQVVLVRGDDHQVSMYLGPKLVATHPRSWDINKDIEDPSHRAKALAHKPRAGGAEIPPVLARLGSAGGQYFKIVAAGTRSIRREIVRLTFLVELFGESATASALEEVMKTGHVGAEYIEYVLRHKRGLIPSAEPLYLGDPALDSIALREPDLGLYDRLVSPAMTRDPGDLTQQPDREDPQS, translated from the coding sequence ATGAGCGCTGACGATGAGATCTTCGCCCAGCGGCGCGCAGAGGTTTTGCGTCTGACCTATGCCGAGGGGCTCGGCATACGCGCGATAGCGCGAAACCTCAAGATGGCGAGGAAGACCGTGCGCCAGCTTTTGGATGGAGATCGCTCACACAAGCAGAGGCTATCGGGAGCGCCTCGGGCGCATTTGCTCAATCCCTTTGATGGGGTCATTCGGCAGATTCTGCGGGAGACACCTGATATGCGTGCCCCAGCGGTGCTGGAGCGCCTTCGGGTGATGGGCTACCGCGGCGGCATTACGATTCTGCGGGATCGGCTGCGGACTTTGCGTCCACGTGCGGAGCGCGAGCCCTTCTTGACGCTGGAGTTTCTGCCAGGAGCGGCCGTGCAGGTGGACTGGGCGGACTTCGGCTTTGCACTTCCTGGCTGCCCGAGGCGGGTGAGCGCCTTCGTGATGGTGCTTTGCCACTCTCGCTACCTCTATCTGGAATTCCAGCTCAGCCAAACGATGGGCTCATTTCTGAGATGCATGGACAGGGGGCTGCGATTCTTCAAGGGATCCACCAAGGTCGACATCTTCGACAACATGAAGACCGTCGTGAAGTCGCACACCGCCGCAGGGACCGTCTTCAACCAGCGCTTCCTCGACTATGCGCGCGCCCGCCACTTTGGCGTCGTGGCCTGCAACGTCGCCCGCGGTAACGAAAAGGGCCTCGTCGAGCGGCCCATTGGCTTCATCAGGGAACGTTTCTGGCCGGGGTGTCGCCCCAGCGATCTCCTCGACTTGAACACGAAGGCAGCAGCCTGGCGGGAGACGTTTGCCAACAATCGCATTCACGAGGTGACAGGCAAGGTTCCCGCTCTTGTCTTCGAGCACGAGGAGCAGCAGATGCTTCGGCCTCTCGATGACCTACCATTCAACACGGACGACATCGAAACCGCCACGGTCAGCAAGACCTTTCGCGTGCGTTTCGACAGAAACCTTTACTCCGTACCCCCGCACCTCGTCGATCAAGTCGTGCTCGTACGCGGTGACGACCACCAGGTCTCCATGTACCTCGGACCGAAACTCGTCGCGACGCATCCGCGCTCCTGGGACATCAACAAAGACATCGAGGACCCATCCCACAGGGCGAAGGCACTCGCCCACAAGCCCCGGGCCGGTGGCGCGGAGATTCCACCAGTGCTGGCACGATTGGGGAGCGCGGGGGGGCAGTATTTCAAGATAGTCGCGGCGGGCACGCGATCCATCAGGCGTGAGATCGTCCGCCTTACTTTTCTCGTCGAGCTCTTCGGAGAGTCGGCGACGGCGAGCGCCCTCGAGGAAGTGATGAAGACCGGCCATGTGGGCGCTGAGTACATCGAGTACGTCCTGCGCCATAAGCGGGGCCTCATCCCATCGGCAGAGCCGCTCTACTTGGGAGACCCTGCGCTCGACAGCATCGCCCTACGCGAGCCCGACCTCGGCCTTTACGACCGCCTCGTATCGCCCGCCATGACTCGGGACCCAGGCGACCTTACCCAACAACCAGACCGGGAGGACCCACAGTCATGA
- a CDS encoding DDE-type integrase/transposase/recombinase has product MDTQADDNERRKAVALFRYGVIADLLHWPKGKRGLGEQIAKKADRTYDIPGSRRSRIAAETIRDWLKAYRHGGFDALMPKARSDEGQARKIPQSIVDLLCMVKEDRPALSVRMVIDAVRASGEVPQDLELAPATVHRVLSRAGLMARKPETPTSNDRRRFAFAKAGEMWMSDVMHGPSVLIGGKRRQKTYLISFMDDATRVVPYAAFALGENVSCFMPVFEQALRRRGLPLRLYVDNGAAYRSHHLSLVCARLGVTLIHARPHQPQGKGKQERWHREVRRQCLGTLAEGDTASLEALNRKLWTWVEGEYHQAPHRGLDGETPLERWARACDEVRLPDIGADFSALFLFEEKRKVHKDRTVCRHRRGGVPLSPESPVPRSPPRNWRNGPVWMKLARREVE; this is encoded by the coding sequence ATGGACACCCAAGCCGACGACAACGAGCGACGCAAGGCCGTCGCGCTCTTTCGCTATGGTGTGATTGCCGACCTATTGCACTGGCCCAAAGGCAAGCGAGGCCTGGGCGAGCAAATCGCAAAGAAGGCGGACCGCACCTACGACATCCCCGGCTCACGCAGGAGCCGTATCGCTGCCGAAACCATCAGAGACTGGCTCAAGGCCTATCGCCACGGCGGCTTCGATGCCCTGATGCCCAAGGCGCGCAGTGACGAGGGGCAGGCACGCAAGATCCCACAGTCCATCGTGGACCTTCTGTGCATGGTCAAGGAAGACAGGCCCGCACTGTCTGTGCGCATGGTCATCGATGCCGTGCGAGCCTCGGGCGAGGTACCACAGGACCTGGAGCTGGCGCCAGCCACGGTGCATCGGGTGCTCTCTCGTGCAGGCTTGATGGCTCGCAAGCCCGAGACGCCAACGAGCAACGACCGCCGTCGCTTCGCCTTCGCGAAGGCGGGGGAGATGTGGATGAGCGACGTGATGCACGGACCGTCCGTGCTGATCGGAGGCAAGCGCCGCCAAAAGACGTATCTCATCTCATTCATGGACGACGCCACCCGAGTCGTCCCGTACGCTGCCTTCGCGCTCGGCGAAAACGTCTCTTGTTTCATGCCCGTCTTCGAGCAAGCGCTGCGACGGCGTGGACTTCCCCTGCGGCTTTACGTCGACAACGGGGCAGCATATCGGTCGCATCATCTGTCCCTCGTCTGTGCCAGGCTGGGCGTGACTCTCATCCACGCACGCCCCCACCAGCCCCAGGGCAAGGGCAAGCAGGAGCGCTGGCACCGCGAGGTGCGCCGGCAATGCCTTGGCACCCTCGCCGAAGGAGACACTGCGAGCCTCGAAGCCCTCAACCGCAAGCTCTGGACCTGGGTCGAGGGGGAGTACCACCAGGCCCCTCACAGAGGCCTTGATGGCGAGACCCCGCTCGAGCGCTGGGCTCGCGCTTGCGACGAGGTGCGGCTGCCGGACATCGGCGCAGACTTCAGTGCGCTCTTTCTCTTCGAGGAAAAGCGCAAGGTACACAAAGACAGGACCGTCTGTCGCCACCGGCGCGGAGGGGTACCACTTTCGCCGGAATCACCGGTACCCAGGAGCCCACCCCGAAATTGGCGCAACGGGCCGGTCTGGATGAAGCTGGCCCGACGAGAGGTTGAATGA
- a CDS encoding BrnT family toxin, with the protein MKPLEFEWDPDKAAANKRKHKVSFEEARTAFLDENGLVIADPEHSRNEERFVLLGLSASLRILIVCHCYRRDDSVIRIISARKANGSERIQYERGRGR; encoded by the coding sequence GTGAAGCCGCTTGAGTTTGAATGGGACCCTGACAAAGCAGCCGCCAACAAGCGGAAGCACAAGGTTTCGTTCGAAGAGGCAAGAACCGCGTTTTTGGATGAAAACGGGTTGGTAATCGCGGACCCAGAGCACTCGAGAAACGAAGAGCGATTCGTGCTCCTGGGACTCAGTGCCAGCTTGCGTATTCTGATTGTCTGCCACTGTTACCGGCGAGACGACTCTGTCATCCGGATTATTTCGGCGCGGAAAGCCAACGGCTCAGAGCGCATCCAATACGAAAGAGGCCGAGGACGATGA
- a CDS encoding BrnA antitoxin family protein has product MNKNYDFSEAVRNPYAKQLKKQLTIRVDTDTISYFQQLAQEYAVPYQTLMNMYLRDCATTRARPHWAPGTKRRANKGLKTDKAQKVSGRLKKASGS; this is encoded by the coding sequence ATGAATAAGAACTACGACTTTTCGGAAGCTGTCAGAAACCCCTACGCGAAGCAGCTGAAGAAGCAGCTCACGATTCGGGTCGACACGGATACGATCAGCTACTTTCAGCAGCTGGCTCAGGAGTATGCGGTCCCCTACCAAACGCTCATGAACATGTACCTTCGTGACTGTGCGACTACGCGTGCACGGCCGCACTGGGCGCCGGGGACGAAACGGCGGGCTAACAAAGGCTTGAAGACTGACAAAGCCCAGAAAGTCAGTGGAAGACTCAAAAAGGCAAGTGGGTCTTGA
- a CDS encoding BrnT family toxin, whose translation MRFAWDEAKDASNRSKHGVSFEEASSLFTSGEDYLEIFDDANSLDEDRFIAIGPVIRGVIVVVYTERDGDTIRIISARWATKREASRYRSYKEGG comes from the coding sequence GTGCGATTTGCCTGGGATGAAGCGAAGGACGCGTCAAACCGCTCCAAGCACGGCGTGTCGTTCGAAGAGGCAAGTTCGCTTTTCACCAGCGGGGAGGATTATCTTGAGATCTTCGATGACGCGAACTCTTTGGACGAGGACAGATTCATCGCGATAGGCCCAGTTATCCGAGGGGTTATCGTCGTCGTCTATACTGAGAGAGATGGCGACACGATTCGAATCATCAGCGCACGCTGGGCAACCAAGCGCGAAGCGAGCCGGTACCGAAGTTACAAGGAAGGAGGCTGA
- a CDS encoding helix-turn-helix domain-containing protein produces the protein MIDELTDEQLSRAISARLRKRLMDGKIESGEDVSALRHFVGLTQQQFAEAMGISVHTLRNWEQGRRHPEGPAIGLLRIAARHPRIIRENVKTAA, from the coding sequence ATGATTGATGAGCTAACGGACGAGCAGTTGTCACGGGCAATATCAGCGCGCCTGCGTAAGCGGCTGATGGACGGGAAGATTGAGTCTGGCGAGGATGTGTCCGCTCTAAGGCATTTCGTTGGGTTGACTCAACAGCAGTTTGCCGAGGCTATGGGAATCAGCGTTCACACATTGCGCAACTGGGAACAGGGGCGCCGACATCCGGAGGGCCCTGCAATCGGTCTGCTCCGGATCGCGGCTCGTCATCCACGGATCATTCGCGAGAACGTGAAGACAGCCGCATGA
- a CDS encoding type II toxin-antitoxin system VapC family toxin, with the protein MKFLLDTDTVSYALRGQGGVGSKILSLKPSQLAVSSITVAELRYGAERKASQRLHALVSNFLSGVEVVDFDNDAAAIFGRIASLLAERGSPIGDFDVLIAAHAISLKRVLVTNNTKHFSRVPGLKIENWNDAK; encoded by the coding sequence ATGAAATTTCTGCTCGATACTGATACGGTCAGTTACGCGCTTCGAGGGCAGGGCGGTGTGGGCTCTAAGATCTTGAGTCTCAAACCCTCGCAGTTGGCGGTCAGCTCCATAACGGTAGCGGAACTGCGATACGGCGCTGAGAGGAAAGCTTCACAGCGGTTGCACGCTCTGGTTTCAAATTTCCTCAGCGGAGTAGAAGTCGTTGATTTCGACAACGACGCAGCTGCCATCTTTGGTCGAATAGCGAGCCTACTCGCCGAGAGGGGCAGTCCAATCGGGGACTTTGATGTTCTCATAGCTGCCCACGCTATCTCGCTGAAACGAGTTTTGGTGACCAACAACACGAAACACTTTTCTCGCGTGCCGGGTTTGAAAATCGAGAACTGGAATGATGCAAAATGA